Proteins co-encoded in one Bacteroidales bacterium genomic window:
- the ssb gene encoding single-stranded DNA-binding protein, which yields MANSLNKVFLIGNLGRDPEIRTSESWKNARFSIATNEDYKNKNGDKISHTEWHNVIAWRGLAEIAEKYLHKGDKVYVEGRIRTRTYEQEGVEKRFTEIEAESIIMLDKLDSAQSQPQSMPPQDFSDIKVNLEPPTSADDDLPF from the coding sequence ATGGCAAATTCATTAAACAAAGTTTTCCTAATTGGAAATTTAGGAAGAGATCCCGAAATTAGAACCTCTGAATCATGGAAAAATGCTAGATTCTCTATTGCTACTAATGAAGATTATAAGAATAAAAACGGCGATAAAATAAGCCATACGGAATGGCATAATGTAATTGCATGGCGCGGATTAGCCGAAATTGCGGAAAAATATCTTCACAAAGGAGATAAAGTTTATGTAGAAGGTAGAATAAGAACCAGAACATACGAACAAGAGGGTGTAGAAAAAAGATTTACGGAAATTGAAGCGGAATCTATAATAATGCTTGATAAACTCGATTCAGCGCAATCGCAACCACAAAGCATGCCTCCACAAGATTTTTCCGATATTAAAGTTAATCTTGAACCACCAACAAGTGCCGATGATGACCTGCCTTTCTAA
- a CDS encoding integration host factor subunit beta: MTKAEIVAEIASKTGIEKNAVQDTVEKFMETVKKSLEKGENVYLRGFGSFIIKERKAKTGRNISKNVPIQIPAHKIPAFKPAKSFVNTIKTKVK, from the coding sequence ATGACAAAAGCAGAAATCGTAGCTGAAATAGCTAGTAAAACTGGTATCGAAAAAAATGCAGTTCAAGACACTGTTGAAAAATTCATGGAAACTGTAAAAAAATCTTTGGAAAAAGGTGAAAACGTTTATTTAAGAGGTTTTGGCAGCTTCATCATTAAAGAAAGAAAAGCTAAAACAGGAAGAAATATTTCTAAAAATGTTCCTATTCAAATCCCTGCTCATAAAATTCCTGCTTTCAAACCAGCTAAATCTTTCGTTAATACTATTAAAACAAAAGTAAAATAA
- a CDS encoding alpha/beta hydrolase: MNILKNKFSLLILSFFIFNQILFAQSEVVKETYIFAIKENDTLKLDKYHIPSNEIKPCLMFAFGGAFYTGTRDAKYYKEFYDFFAEQGFVVVAIDYRLGLKRLEGRDDIKVKEMLNIFENTILMAVEDLYSATSYILQNKEEWKINPEQIIISGSSAGGITVLQAEYELCNRSEITNILPKDFKYSGVISFAGAIFSSKGHLKWNDIPAPIQMFHGDADKNVPFNRIKLGKYGFFGSKYIAKKYDKNNFPYYFYIAEDKDHAIAGTPMTDNYYEILTFIEKFIFEKQELKVNLTETPLNKEKIKKNFGIKDYIKSNFN, encoded by the coding sequence ATGAATATTCTTAAAAATAAATTTAGCTTATTAATATTAAGTTTTTTCATCTTTAATCAAATTTTATTTGCTCAAAGTGAGGTTGTAAAAGAAACTTATATATTCGCAATTAAGGAGAATGATACGCTTAAACTTGATAAGTATCATATTCCTTCTAATGAAATTAAACCCTGCTTAATGTTTGCTTTCGGCGGCGCCTTTTATACTGGTACGCGGGATGCAAAATATTACAAGGAATTCTATGATTTTTTTGCCGAACAGGGATTTGTAGTCGTTGCAATAGATTATCGCTTGGGATTGAAAAGATTGGAAGGGCGAGATGATATAAAGGTAAAAGAGATGTTGAATATTTTTGAAAATACTATTCTTATGGCTGTAGAAGATCTTTATTCTGCAACAAGTTATATTTTGCAGAATAAAGAAGAGTGGAAAATAAATCCGGAACAAATTATTATTTCCGGTTCGAGTGCTGGAGGAATTACGGTTCTACAAGCGGAGTACGAACTCTGTAATCGTTCCGAAATAACTAATATTTTACCGAAAGATTTTAAATATTCCGGAGTAATTTCATTTGCAGGAGCTATCTTTAGTAGTAAAGGACATTTGAAATGGAATGATATTCCTGCGCCTATCCAGATGTTTCATGGAGATGCGGATAAAAACGTTCCGTTTAATAGAATAAAACTCGGAAAATACGGCTTTTTCGGCTCAAAATACATTGCAAAGAAATATGATAAAAATAATTTCCCGTATTATTTTTATATCGCGGAAGATAAAGACCACGCTATTGCAGGTACTCCCATGACCGATAATTATTATGAAATTTTGACTTTTATTGAGAAGTTTATTTTTGAAAAACAGGAGTTGAAAGTTAATTTAACCGAGACGCCGTTAAACAAGGAAAAGATTAAGAAGAACTTTGGAATAAAAGATTATATTAAGTCTAATTTCAATTAG
- the trpS gene encoding tryptophan--tRNA ligase → MKEIVLSGIRPTGPLHLGNYMGAVTNFVKMQESNKCYFFVADYHSLTTHPLAEHLHENIKQVLAEYLAAGIDPEKSTLYIQSDLPETAELYLFLNMNAYVGELERTTTYKDKKSKQLNNINAGLLTYPTLMAADILIHRATKVPVGKDQEQHLEMARTFGNRFNRMYNYDLFPEPTAYNFGQELVKIPGLDGSGKMGKSEGENNCLLLSDSPEALKKKIMKALTDSGPTQMNQDKPVYIENLFTILKAVGSLDTVQYFEDQWNNCTIKYGDFKKQIFEDVNKFLTPIRERIQDIRANEDYLAKVAKQGAEQARESANATMKEVRRLIGIKSLF, encoded by the coding sequence ATGAAAGAAATTGTTCTTAGCGGAATTAGACCTACCGGACCGTTACATTTAGGAAACTATATGGGTGCGGTTACTAATTTTGTAAAAATGCAGGAAAGCAATAAATGCTACTTTTTTGTAGCTGATTATCATTCGTTAACGACTCATCCGCTTGCCGAACATCTGCATGAAAACATTAAACAGGTTTTAGCAGAATACCTAGCTGCAGGCATTGATCCTGAAAAATCTACATTATATATTCAAAGCGATTTACCTGAAACCGCTGAACTTTATTTGTTTCTAAATATGAATGCATATGTTGGTGAACTTGAAAGAACAACAACATATAAAGACAAAAAAAGCAAGCAATTAAATAATATAAACGCCGGATTATTAACATATCCGACCTTAATGGCTGCGGATATATTAATACATCGTGCAACAAAGGTTCCTGTCGGGAAAGACCAGGAACAACATCTTGAAATGGCACGTACTTTCGGAAATCGTTTTAATAGAATGTATAATTATGACCTTTTTCCTGAACCTACTGCATATAATTTCGGACAGGAACTTGTAAAGATTCCCGGATTAGATGGCAGTGGAAAAATGGGAAAATCGGAAGGAGAAAATAATTGTTTGTTACTTTCCGATTCGCCTGAAGCTTTGAAGAAGAAGATTATGAAAGCTCTTACTGATAGCGGCCCTACTCAGATGAATCAGGACAAACCTGTTTATATAGAGAATTTATTCACTATACTCAAAGCTGTCGGATCGTTGGATACTGTACAATATTTTGAAGATCAGTGGAATAATTGCACAATAAAATACGGTGATTTCAAAAAACAGATTTTTGAAGATGTAAATAAATTCTTAACTCCCATTCGGGAACGCATTCAAGATATTCGGGCTAATGAAGATTATTTGGCAAAAGTTGCAAAACAAGGCGCCGAGCAAGCTCGTGAAAGTGCAAACGCAACGATGAAAGAGGTTAGAAGGTTGATTGGGATAAAGTCGTTGTTTTAG
- a CDS encoding Rne/Rng family ribonuclease produces MNRELVIRKQNRDIDIALLEEKQLVELHKDRTDSSFSTGDILLARVKKISPGLNAAFLDIGHDKGGFLLYMNLGANIKSLLKFTKQVNDPTLKEPLKVEDFKLESEIDKTGKISSVLQPNQYLLVQIIKEAINTKGPRVSSEISLAGRYMVLIPFSNKISVSQKIKNAEERERLKLLIKSIRPKNFGVIIRTIAENKMVADLYSDMADLKAKWDKIASKLKTAKPPTLLMSEADRANVILRDLLNESFNSIQVNDTGIYEEIKLNLKHIAPDQLDIVKLYKGKGDIFTFFGIDKQIKSSFGKITTIKGGIYLIIEKTEALHVIDVNSGSRINSNADGPSEENILNINLEACKEVARQLRLRDLGGIIVVDFIDMHSAINRKKLFECLKTEMAKDKAKHTILPQSKFGLIQITRQRVRPEISIETLEKCPSCNGQGVIKSSILLENDIEDTLKYLVQEQNEKHLNLGVHPYVYAYLTKGFYSIRKKWQKKYKIKLKILSMPDFSFLDYRFFNNLMEEINL; encoded by the coding sequence GTGAATAGAGAACTTGTCATAAGAAAACAGAATAGAGATATTGACATTGCTCTGCTGGAGGAAAAACAACTTGTTGAACTACATAAAGACAGGACAGACAGCAGTTTTTCTACCGGAGATATTCTATTGGCAAGAGTTAAAAAGATTTCACCGGGCTTAAATGCAGCATTCCTTGACATTGGACATGACAAAGGAGGTTTTTTATTATATATGAACCTCGGTGCCAATATAAAGAGTTTGCTGAAATTTACCAAACAAGTTAATGATCCGACATTAAAAGAACCTCTCAAGGTTGAAGATTTTAAATTAGAATCCGAAATCGATAAAACAGGAAAGATTTCTTCTGTACTTCAACCTAATCAGTATCTTCTTGTTCAAATAATTAAAGAGGCTATCAACACAAAAGGACCAAGAGTATCAAGCGAAATATCACTCGCCGGAAGATATATGGTCCTTATTCCGTTTTCAAATAAAATATCCGTATCACAAAAAATTAAGAACGCCGAAGAACGTGAACGTTTAAAGTTATTGATTAAAAGTATCAGACCTAAAAACTTTGGTGTAATCATAAGAACTATTGCCGAAAATAAAATGGTTGCCGATCTTTATTCGGATATGGCAGACCTTAAGGCAAAGTGGGACAAAATTGCAAGTAAACTTAAAACTGCAAAACCTCCAACTCTACTAATGAGCGAGGCGGATAGAGCTAATGTCATTTTGAGAGATCTTTTAAATGAATCTTTCAACAGCATTCAAGTCAATGATACCGGAATATATGAGGAAATTAAATTAAATTTAAAACATATTGCACCAGACCAACTTGATATAGTAAAGTTATATAAAGGTAAAGGCGATATTTTTACTTTCTTCGGTATTGATAAGCAGATAAAAAGCTCTTTTGGTAAAATTACTACAATTAAAGGCGGAATATATTTGATTATTGAAAAAACGGAAGCCCTACATGTTATTGATGTTAATTCCGGCTCACGTATAAATTCAAATGCAGATGGCCCCTCAGAAGAAAATATCTTAAACATAAATCTGGAAGCGTGCAAAGAAGTTGCACGACAATTACGTTTAAGAGATTTAGGTGGCATTATTGTTGTTGATTTTATAGACATGCATTCTGCAATAAACAGAAAGAAATTGTTCGAATGTCTTAAAACCGAGATGGCTAAGGATAAAGCCAAACATACAATATTACCTCAATCTAAATTCGGATTAATTCAAATAACCAGACAAAGAGTACGCCCTGAAATCTCAATTGAAACTCTTGAAAAGTGTCCGTCGTGTAACGGACAAGGAGTAATTAAATCTTCTATTCTACTTGAAAACGATATTGAAGATACATTAAAATATCTTGTTCAAGAACAAAACGAAAAACATTTGAACCTTGGCGTTCACCCTTACGTGTATGCCTATCTCACAAAAGGATTTTATTCTATTAGAAAGAAATGGCAAAAGAAGTATAAAATCAAATTGAAAATATTGTCTATGCCTGATTTTAGCTTCTTAGATTACAGATTTTTCAATAATTTAATGGAAGAAATAAACTTATAG